ATGACCACCTTGATGGTGTCGTCGTCGGCGATGTCATCGAGATAACGCCCCATCAACTCGCAATCCTCGGGCGCCATCGCGTTCTTCTTGGCAGGGTTGGAGATGGTGATCCGCGCGATGTGGCTGTCGGGGTCCTTGGTCAGGATCACCCGCTCGGCCTGGTCGGGTGGGTCGGACGGCGATGTGGCGGTGTCCGCAGCGGTCATGTCACTCCTAGGTGTGGTGAAACTCAGCGGGTAAAGAAGGATTTGGCGACGACATCGCGGGCCAGTACCCGAAGCATCACCTCGTCGGCTCCGCCGCCGATGGACAGCAGCCGGGAGTCCCGGAAGAACCGGGAGGTCCAGGTTTCGGCCATGTAGCCCATGCCCCCGTGATACTGCAGGCAGGTGTCGGCTACCCGGCGAATCAGCTTGCCGGCCAATAGCTTTGCACTGCTGGTACGACGGGTGACGTCGGCGCCGGCGACGATCAGTTCGGCGCAGGAGTACGCGTAGCGCTTCAGCGCGTCCACCTCGCAGGCCAGTTCGGCCAGGTTGTACTGCAGGTACTGATTGTCAATCAGCTTGCCGCCGAACGCCGGACGCTCGGACAGGTAGTCCACGGTGAGCTCGATGGCGGTCTCCATCTGCCCGACTGCCTGATAGACCGCGCAGATCCGCTCGTTCTGGAATTGCTCCATCTGTTGCTGGAAACCACGCCCGATCTCGCCGATGGTGTTGCTGACCGGAACACGGACCCGGTCGAACGTCAGCTCGGCGGTGTCCGAGCACCAGTTGCCCAGCTTCTTCAGCGACCGGCCCACGGTCAATCCTGGTGTGTCGTTTGGCACGATGACCTGGCTCATGCCTCGGTAGCCGCCCTCGTCGGAGGTGCGCACCAGCAGGCACAACCAGTCGCCCTGCACGCCGTTGGTGATGTAGGTCTTGGCCCCGCTGATCAGCCAGTCACCGCCGGCGCGCACAGCTCTGGTGCGAATGCCGGCGACGTCGGAGCCCGCGTCGGGTTCGGTGACGGCGATCGAGCAGATCTGCTCCCCGGCGATCGCCGGCGCCAGGAACTCGCGCTTGAGAGCGTCGCTGCCGTGCTTGTGCAGGGCCGGGGTGGCCATGTTGGCCTGCACGTTGTAGGCCATCGGAACTCCGTTGCCGGGCAGCCGGCCGAACTCCTCGCAGGCGATCACGGTGAACCAATGATCGGCGCCCTCACCGCCGTAGGCCGGGTCGTATTCCAGACCCAGCAATCCGAGTTTGGCGAATTCGGGGAACAGGTCGTGGCCGGGGAAACGGCCCTGCTCCTCCCATTCGTCGACGTGTGGCTGCACGACCTTGGCGAGCATGTGCCGCACGCTGTCGCGGAACAGCTCGTGATCGTCGGTGAACTGCATGTCAGTCCCCAGCCTCCAAATCTATTAACCTGGTTATATAAAAGAAGTGAGCCGATGGCAAGCCGCCGATCATGGCTTGAGCGCGAACGCCGCAACGGCGTTGTCGTGCATGAACAACCGCTGCACCTCCGGTTTGAGGTCAAGCTCGGCCAGGCCGTCCAGTGCCGCCTCGAAGGTCAGGATCGGCCAGTCGCTAGCCCAAATGCACTTGCGCCGCCCGTACGTGCGCAGGAAATGCTTGAACTGCGGCGGGTAGTACTTGGGCAGGTGGGCGCTGGTGTCGATCCACACGTTGGGGTGTTTGGCCGCAACGGCAATCATCTCGTCGGTCCACGGCCAACCGATGTGGCCGGCGACGAGGCGCAACCCGGGGAAATCGATGGCGAGCCGGTCGATATGGCCCGGCCGTCCGGTCTCCGATGTGTAGGTGGAAGGGCCGGTCCCGCCCACCTGGATCTGCACGGTGATGTCGAGATCGTCGCAGGCGGCATACAGCGGATACCACTGGGCCTCGGTGGGCACCTTGTCCAAGATGAAGGGTTCGAGTTTGAGGCCCTTGAAGCCGTATTCGCCGACCAGTGCGCGCAACGTGTGCACCGCCGGCATCACCCCGTCCGGCGACCATGGGCTGACTGCGGCCATCCCGATCAAGCGGTCAGGGTAGCGCTGAATCGCTTCGACGACGGCCTCATTGGGGATCAATGGTCCGGCCGAACAGATGGCCTTGTCGATGCCGGCCGCATCCATTTCCTCGATCATCGTCTGAAGCGGAATGCCGGCGCGCATCCGGGCCCCGTGCTCCATCCGGTCGGCGAGCGTGAAGTTGCGCGCCGGCATCTTGGCCACCGCATCGGCGGGCCAGGGCTGGACCCAGCCGTCGATAATCGGAAAGTCCTGCGAGGTCACGGGCATCAGCCTTTCGGCAGGCCGAGCACTCGCTCGGCGATCATCGTCTTGACGATCTCATCCGTTCCGCCCGCGATATGGAAGGCCGGCGCTGACAACAGTACGAGTCGCCAGTCGTCGAGGCCTGCCTCGCGTCGCGACAGCCGGGTACCCAACGTTTCGGCGACGGCGTCCGCCAGCTTCGTGACCACGGTGCCGGTGGCAAGTTTGGCCAACGCTGTCTCAGGCCCGGGGGGCACGCCGGCCAGGATTCGTTGATGCGTTGCGGCTTCGAAGGCGGCCAGTGCGCGCTGTTCGATGACGGCGTCCAGGAACGTCTCGCGTGCGATGCCATTGGACCACCCCAGCACGCTGGCCTGACGTACCAGCCGTCCCAGCGAGCGCCCAAAGCTGGAGAAGCGCTCGAACCCCAGTGTGGTCATGGCCACCGCCCAGCCGCCACCTACCTCGCCGAGAATGGCCTCGGGCGGCAGGTCCACGTCATCGAAGAAGACCTCGGAAAAGGATGCGCCGCCCGTCATCTGCCGCAACGGGCGCACATCGATACCGGGACTGTTCATGTCCACGACGAACGCGGTGAGCCCACGGTGCCGTGGTTGTTCGGGATCGCTACGAGCCAGCAGATAGCCGAACTGGGCATGCCGGGCCTCGGACGTCCAGACCTTCTGGCCGGTCACCCGCCACCCGTTCGCGGTGCGGGTCGCCCGGGTGGACACCCCGGCCAGGTCGCTGCCGGCACCGGGCTCGCTGAACAGCTGGCACCAAACTTCCTCGCCGCGCAGGATGGCCTCGCAGTGCCGTTTCTGCTCCGGTGTGCCGACGCTGAGCAATGTGGGTCCGACCATCTCGAGGGTGACGCCGAACAGGCCGCGTGGCAGGTCGTACTCCGATTCGAGGTCGGACCAGGCCAGGGCGTACGCCGATGGCAGCGCCCGTCCACCGACCTCGCGCGGCCAGGTCAGGCCGGCAAATCCGTGGTCGTAGAGCAGACGCTGCCAGGCGACACAACGCTGCTGCCATGCCTCGGGGTCGGCAATGGGACGGAACTGGGCGAACATCGCGTCGGGAAAGCCGTCGGGTCGATGCTCGGCGTGAGTGTCGAGAAACTCCTTGGCAAGTTTGACGAAATTGTCGAGCTGCTGCATCACACTCTCTTTCGCGCCTGCGTCGCTCGGAGCGGCTTGGTAGTCTAAATACTAACCTGGTTATATGTTAGGGACATCATCCCGTATCAGGGTCCGTCGTGAGGAGGATCGGGTGGCATCATCGACATCCGCCGTCCGGGCCGAGACGTCCGACTCCGGACATCCCGCGGAACAGCTCGTCGTTCGCATCGACGGCGACAGCGTCCACCCCCGGATGTTGGTAGGCGGCAAGGCACATGGCCTCTCCAAGATTCGTCGCGCGGGGCTGCCCACCCCACCGGCATTCACTGTGACGGTCGACGCGTGCCGGCAGTACTTCGAGGCGCCCGACGACCTTATGGACCGCCTCTGGCCGCAGATCCGCGATGGTCTGGCGTGGCTGGAAAGCGAATCGGGGCACACCTTCGGGCGGGGTCCGGTGCCTCTGCTTGTTTCGGTGCGCAGCGGCGCGCCGGCCAGCATGCCGGGAATGATGGACACCGTCTTGAACCTGGGCATCAACGACGAGGTCGAACGGGTCCTCGCCGACAGATGTGGCGCCGAATTCGCCCGCGATACCCACCGCCGGTTCCGGGACTTGTTCCGGCAGGTAGTTGCCCCGCCCGGCGGAATCGTCCCCGTCGATCCCTACGCGCAACTGCGCGCCGCGGTCACGGCGGTGTTCGACTCCTGGAACTCGCCGCGCGCGGTCTCCTACCGGCGCCACCACAACCTCGAGGGCAAGATGGCTGGCACCGCCGTGACGGTGCAGGCCATGGTATTCGGCAATCTCGACGAACAGTCCGGCACCGGTGTGCTGTTCAGCCGCAATCCCCTTACCGGGCAGGCCAAACCGTTTGGCGAATGGCTGGCCCGCGGCCAGGGCGAGGACGTGGTCAGCGGCAAGTTCGATCCGCTGCCGCTGAGCGCTCTCGGCGAGCAACACCCCGAGATTCATGGGCAGCTGCTGCAGGCCGCGTCCTGGTTAGAAATTGAGGGCGCCGACGTGCAGGACATCGAGTTCACCGTAGAGTCCGGGCGCCTCTACTTGTTACAGACCCGAGCGGCGAAACGGTCGGCACGCGCCGCCGTGACCATCGCTGTCGCGTTGCAACAGGAGGGTCTGATCAGCATCAACGAGGCCCTCAGCCGCGTCACGGCCGCCCAGCTCGATGTCTTGCTCACGCCGGTGATCGAACCTGCGGCGCGGGCAGGGGCGACAGTGGTCGCCTCGGGGTTGGCCGCCTGCCCCGGTGTGGGCGCTGGACGAGTGGTTGCCGACAGCGACAGCGCCGAAGACGCTGCCGACGACGACGAGGACGTGGTGCTGGCCCGCGAAACTACCAGCCCAGACGACGTGGGAGGCATGATCGCGGCCCGCGCGATCATCACTGAACAGGGCGGCGCCACCTCGCACGCCGCCGTGGTCAGCCGCGAACTGCAGACTCCGTGCGTTGTCGGATGCGGCCGAGGCAGCCTGCGTGCATTGGTCGGGACGGACGTCACCGTCGACGGCGCCGAGGGGTTGGTGTATTCCGGCCTGCTGCCGTTGACCCAGCCCTCGGAGGACAGCGATCCCGAGATGGCGATGCTGCTGAGTTGGGCGCGATCACGCAGTCCTGTCCGGGTGGTACAGCGTGACGCCGCCAACTCCGCCGTCCCGCGGGTTGATCACCGGGATGCGGCGACCGTGTGGCAGGCGCTCGAAGCCGGGGAAAGCATGGTGGCCGCTGAGCATCCGCTCCCGGTACTGCTGATGATTCTTGAGCGGACACGAAACGCGGCGGGCGCTTTAGGCTAACCAGGATCGCTAATTAGATGAGACGATGATCAAGTGTATCCCCAGCACGACGCCGTAACGCACCCTACCGCCGGCCAGCAAGTAGCCGACAACATCCGCCGCAAGATCATCCTCGGCGAGTTCCGTGACGGCGATTTCCTGCCCAACGAGGCGCAACTTCTCGCGCAGTACGGTGTCTCGCGCCCCGTTTTACGGGAAGCTATCCGGATTCTGCAGTCCGAGTCGTTGCTAACCATCCGCCGCGGTAGCAAGGGTGGTGCTCGAGTCAACGCCCCCCGGCCCGAACCGGTCGCGCGCCAGGCTGGCGGGTTGCTGCAGTACGGTCACACCACCGTCTTCGACGTGTTCCGCGCCCGCGCGATCATCGAGCCTCCCGCGGTGCGGTTGCTGGCCGAGAACTCGACGCCGCTGACAGTGCAGCGGTTGCGGGAAGCGCTCGAGCAGGAGGCCAATGCCGTCAACGACCCGCGTCGATGGGGCAAGGCGCACGCCGAATTCCACACGTTGGTGGTCGAACTGTCCGGCAGCAATACCCTCGCGTTGTTCGCCCACATCATGAGTGAGATCACGACGGCGCACACGCAGGCCGTTTGGAAGCACGCGACCGACGATGCGCAGAAACGCGCTGACGCTGAACTGGCGCACCGCGTGCACCGGAAGCTGGTGCGCCTGGTCGAAGATGGCAAGGCCGCCGATGCCGAGCTGCTGTGGCGCCGGCACCTGGAGGAGACCACCGAGAAGATGCTCGACAGCCAGGGCCAGCGAGAGCTGCTCGACCTCATCGGCTGACCCGCGCCCCAATCGCGATAACCTAACCTGGTTATACTATTCTCCAGTCGGGTGGAGGAGAGTGATTTGAGTTCCGAGTTGCTGGCGGACCTGCGGACGACTACTCGTCAGGCGCTGAGCGCCGGTACCGGTGACGTTGTCGACGAACTGGATCTGGCTGGGCTGCTGGTGGATTCCGGCCGCGGTGGCCTTGGTCTGGGAGATCGGGAAATGGTACTCGTGGGCACGGAGCTGGGCCGAGCGCTGTCGCCATCGGCCTTTCTGTCGACGGCGGTCTTGGCGGTCGCTCTGCTTGCACCGGGCGACACCGCCGCAGCCGACGAGACGCTGGCCGGGGTGGTGGCCGGCGACATTCGCTGCGCCGTAGCGCTGTTCGACTCTGAATCATGCTGGGCCGCAACGCCTGCCGTGGACGCAACCGAAGCCGACGGCGGAGGCTGGCTGCTCAGCGGAACAATGTGGGGAATCTCAACGCCGTCGCGCCCACACGTGATTCTGATCCATGACGGCGCCGCACTGTTCGCGGTGGCCGCCGGTGACGTTCAGATCGAGGTGGAGGACCAGCTGGACCCGAGTCGTGGGCTGATCAAGCTCGAGCTGTCTCGAACGCCGGGAAGACTTCTCGCGACACCCGCAGTGGAGGCTATCGCTACGGCCTACCGGCGCGGGCTGCTGGCGGTGGGTGCCGAGCAACTCGGTGTGGCCCGCGCGTGCCTGGACATGTCCGTGGAACACGCAAAATCCCGCAACCAATTCGGCTCGCCGATCGGTTCATTCCAGGCGATCAAGCATCGTTGTGCCGAGGTGTTCCTCGATGTCGAACTCGCGCAGGCGGTTCTCGACCACGCTGTGCAGACTGGGGTGGCCGCCGACGCCGAGCTGGCGTTCGTCGTCGCCACCCGCGCGGCACTCTCGTCTACCGACGCATGCATCCACATTCATGGCGGCATCGGTTTCACCTGGGAACATCCCGCGCACCGGTACCTGCGACGCGCCAGGGTCAACGCCACGGTGATGGGTGCCTCGGCGACGCATCGGGATGCCATTGCGGCGTCGCTCGGGATCGATACGGAACTTTGACGCAGACAAGGACTTTGGGACTCTGAAGCCGCGTTCGGCCGGCTCGGCGAGCTGGCAGCCGAAAGAATCGATGCAACCTCAGCCCGGAGGCATCGTTGGCGGCGCACCCGGCGAGTACGCGGGAGGCGGGTAGACGCCTCTGAGGATCCAGCTGAACGCCTTGATGCCGAACTCAAGTTCGTCGCTGGCGTCGTAATCGAGACTCGGGTCCATCTGCTAGCCCTTCGACGCTACTGAGCACTCA
The nucleotide sequence above comes from Mycobacterium vicinigordonae. Encoded proteins:
- a CDS encoding acyl-CoA dehydrogenase family protein, encoding MQFTDDHELFRDSVRHMLAKVVQPHVDEWEEQGRFPGHDLFPEFAKLGLLGLEYDPAYGGEGADHWFTVIACEEFGRLPGNGVPMAYNVQANMATPALHKHGSDALKREFLAPAIAGEQICSIAVTEPDAGSDVAGIRTRAVRAGGDWLISGAKTYITNGVQGDWLCLLVRTSDEGGYRGMSQVIVPNDTPGLTVGRSLKKLGNWCSDTAELTFDRVRVPVSNTIGEIGRGFQQQMEQFQNERICAVYQAVGQMETAIELTVDYLSERPAFGGKLIDNQYLQYNLAELACEVDALKRYAYSCAELIVAGADVTRRTSSAKLLAGKLIRRVADTCLQYHGGMGYMAETWTSRFFRDSRLLSIGGGADEVMLRVLARDVVAKSFFTR
- a CDS encoding amidohydrolase family protein, producing MTSQDFPIIDGWVQPWPADAVAKMPARNFTLADRMEHGARMRAGIPLQTMIEEMDAAGIDKAICSAGPLIPNEAVVEAIQRYPDRLIGMAAVSPWSPDGVMPAVHTLRALVGEYGFKGLKLEPFILDKVPTEAQWYPLYAACDDLDITVQIQVGGTGPSTYTSETGRPGHIDRLAIDFPGLRLVAGHIGWPWTDEMIAVAAKHPNVWIDTSAHLPKYYPPQFKHFLRTYGRRKCIWASDWPILTFEAALDGLAELDLKPEVQRLFMHDNAVAAFALKP
- a CDS encoding acyl-CoA dehydrogenase family protein, with product MQQLDNFVKLAKEFLDTHAEHRPDGFPDAMFAQFRPIADPEAWQQRCVAWQRLLYDHGFAGLTWPREVGGRALPSAYALAWSDLESEYDLPRGLFGVTLEMVGPTLLSVGTPEQKRHCEAILRGEEVWCQLFSEPGAGSDLAGVSTRATRTANGWRVTGQKVWTSEARHAQFGYLLARSDPEQPRHRGLTAFVVDMNSPGIDVRPLRQMTGGASFSEVFFDDVDLPPEAILGEVGGGWAVAMTTLGFERFSSFGRSLGRLVRQASVLGWSNGIARETFLDAVIEQRALAAFEAATHQRILAGVPPGPETALAKLATGTVVTKLADAVAETLGTRLSRREAGLDDWRLVLLSAPAFHIAGGTDEIVKTMIAERVLGLPKG
- a CDS encoding pyruvate, phosphate dikinase, which translates into the protein MLVGGKAHGLSKIRRAGLPTPPAFTVTVDACRQYFEAPDDLMDRLWPQIRDGLAWLESESGHTFGRGPVPLLVSVRSGAPASMPGMMDTVLNLGINDEVERVLADRCGAEFARDTHRRFRDLFRQVVAPPGGIVPVDPYAQLRAAVTAVFDSWNSPRAVSYRRHHNLEGKMAGTAVTVQAMVFGNLDEQSGTGVLFSRNPLTGQAKPFGEWLARGQGEDVVSGKFDPLPLSALGEQHPEIHGQLLQAASWLEIEGADVQDIEFTVESGRLYLLQTRAAKRSARAAVTIAVALQQEGLISINEALSRVTAAQLDVLLTPVIEPAARAGATVVASGLAACPGVGAGRVVADSDSAEDAADDDEDVVLARETTSPDDVGGMIAARAIITEQGGATSHAAVVSRELQTPCVVGCGRGSLRALVGTDVTVDGAEGLVYSGLLPLTQPSEDSDPEMAMLLSWARSRSPVRVVQRDAANSAVPRVDHRDAATVWQALEAGESMVAAEHPLPVLLMILERTRNAAGALG
- a CDS encoding FadR/GntR family transcriptional regulator, with the translated sequence MYPQHDAVTHPTAGQQVADNIRRKIILGEFRDGDFLPNEAQLLAQYGVSRPVLREAIRILQSESLLTIRRGSKGGARVNAPRPEPVARQAGGLLQYGHTTVFDVFRARAIIEPPAVRLLAENSTPLTVQRLREALEQEANAVNDPRRWGKAHAEFHTLVVELSGSNTLALFAHIMSEITTAHTQAVWKHATDDAQKRADAELAHRVHRKLVRLVEDGKAADAELLWRRHLEETTEKMLDSQGQRELLDLIG
- a CDS encoding acyl-CoA dehydrogenase family protein, which encodes MSSELLADLRTTTRQALSAGTGDVVDELDLAGLLVDSGRGGLGLGDREMVLVGTELGRALSPSAFLSTAVLAVALLAPGDTAAADETLAGVVAGDIRCAVALFDSESCWAATPAVDATEADGGGWLLSGTMWGISTPSRPHVILIHDGAALFAVAAGDVQIEVEDQLDPSRGLIKLELSRTPGRLLATPAVEAIATAYRRGLLAVGAEQLGVARACLDMSVEHAKSRNQFGSPIGSFQAIKHRCAEVFLDVELAQAVLDHAVQTGVAADAELAFVVATRAALSSTDACIHIHGGIGFTWEHPAHRYLRRARVNATVMGASATHRDAIAASLGIDTEL